In a single window of the Pseudodesulfovibrio profundus genome:
- a CDS encoding NAD-glutamate dehydrogenase domain-containing protein has translation MNDNAKADPSEVRLKVENKLHESLAEIVPWFLKNMPEYYFRTHSEEEQTKHIMALATGMVRREKQSMVMHSPCGTMVTHITPGGDMRALAGVLREYLDKDIQIARIYSSRDDSIRLDTLVFGPQAKCSGGDKLEEALAMAREGIVSFSSDEMQGFEHFLAEASEDYIEKFEPGRAVRHFKTCECVENHESVQVELEKDVHPGFDRISIAMEHPPRRGLLLRVVNVFARENIPVDRAYSDEFERGAKSPIVTMSFYLDRDRIDLNEESEQWLRLKRQLEITKWFAFHGLEALADEDGWELGKVMLMQAACEFAHQFLIREDIHAYTSSRITYAVLKNRSIVNLLMEYFDARFNPDFEGDREAVRNECRIIIRQALRQVDNDVHRKILTYIYKFFHYTLRTNYYLPKKLGLSFRIDPVILAPLPLKERPFGIYCFHGPYSFGFQVRYRDTARGGVRVVRTWSQEQFELESNRLYDEVTKLASAQQFKNKDIPEGGSKAVILLGPDADIDLAVKSMVDSFLDLLIVPEGTEGFVQPGIVDYLNREEIIFLGPDENITPSHIEWITRRAALRGYKRPNALMSSKPGAGIAHKQYGVTSEGVIVFADELLRTMGINPHKEPFTVKITGGPAGDVASNVIKILVREYGDNARIVAMTDGHGAAFDPEGMDHAELLRLIEGGFKASHFDKTKLKGDGALVVSTEEPEGVRIRNELHNTVVADIFIPSGGRPDTINMSNWRKFLLDDGTPSAKGLVEGANIFISADARAEMEKAGVLAVPGPSANKTGVICSSYEILAGLILSEEEFLEIKDVYVEQLLDILRLRARSEARVLMREFKQKGGERSITQLSYELSESINALADRIAEVLEGNVVKLSDDEKLCEVIHSYCPAILVEKYGDRIINDLPRRHQLALIASFVAAKMLYQEGLGWTDRLVSIRDVPAVVFGYLEEEKRLAALIAEVRACGLENEDVVIDILDFAGRKHLTLNKLGLG, from the coding sequence ATGAACGATAATGCCAAAGCAGACCCGTCGGAAGTTCGGCTCAAGGTGGAAAATAAACTACATGAGTCGTTAGCAGAGATTGTTCCATGGTTTCTGAAAAATATGCCCGAGTATTATTTCAGGACCCACAGCGAGGAGGAGCAGACCAAGCACATCATGGCGCTTGCCACGGGAATGGTGCGAAGGGAAAAACAGTCGATGGTCATGCACAGTCCGTGCGGTACCATGGTCACCCACATCACACCGGGCGGAGATATGCGCGCCCTGGCCGGTGTTCTCAGGGAATATCTGGATAAGGATATTCAGATTGCCCGTATTTACTCCAGTCGCGACGACTCCATTCGTCTGGACACACTGGTGTTTGGGCCGCAGGCAAAATGCTCTGGTGGAGATAAGCTCGAAGAAGCTCTGGCCATGGCCCGCGAAGGTATCGTTTCCTTTTCATCCGACGAAATGCAGGGGTTTGAGCATTTCCTTGCCGAAGCCAGTGAAGATTATATCGAGAAATTCGAACCGGGCAGGGCCGTTCGTCATTTCAAGACCTGTGAGTGCGTGGAAAACCATGAATCCGTCCAGGTTGAGCTGGAAAAAGACGTGCACCCCGGGTTCGACAGAATCTCCATTGCCATGGAACATCCGCCCCGAAGGGGGCTACTGCTGCGGGTTGTCAATGTATTTGCCCGCGAGAATATCCCGGTAGATAGGGCGTACTCAGACGAATTCGAACGTGGAGCCAAATCGCCCATCGTTACCATGAGCTTCTATCTTGATCGCGATCGCATCGATCTGAATGAAGAGTCGGAGCAGTGGCTTCGGTTGAAGCGCCAGTTGGAGATAACCAAGTGGTTTGCCTTCCATGGCCTGGAAGCGTTGGCGGATGAAGACGGCTGGGAACTGGGCAAGGTCATGCTCATGCAGGCAGCCTGTGAATTTGCCCATCAGTTCCTGATTCGGGAAGATATCCACGCCTACACATCCAGCCGAATCACCTACGCTGTCCTCAAGAACAGAAGTATCGTCAATCTGCTCATGGAGTATTTTGATGCGCGTTTCAATCCCGATTTTGAAGGAGACCGGGAAGCCGTCAGAAACGAATGTCGGATCATCATACGGCAGGCTCTTCGACAGGTGGATAACGATGTTCACCGGAAAATTCTCACCTATATCTACAAATTCTTCCACTACACACTGCGTACCAACTATTATCTGCCCAAAAAGCTGGGCCTGAGTTTCCGAATCGATCCGGTTATTCTGGCACCTCTCCCGCTGAAGGAGAGGCCATTCGGAATCTACTGCTTTCATGGACCGTACAGTTTCGGATTTCAGGTGCGGTATCGCGATACCGCCCGCGGCGGCGTCAGAGTGGTTCGCACTTGGTCACAGGAGCAGTTCGAGCTGGAATCCAACCGGCTCTATGATGAGGTTACCAAACTGGCAAGCGCACAGCAGTTCAAGAACAAGGATATACCCGAGGGTGGATCAAAGGCGGTTATTCTGCTCGGACCCGATGCAGATATCGATCTCGCGGTGAAGTCCATGGTCGATTCATTTCTGGATCTGCTCATTGTCCCGGAAGGAACCGAAGGGTTCGTACAGCCCGGAATCGTTGATTATCTCAACCGCGAAGAAATCATATTCCTTGGACCTGATGAAAATATCACGCCTTCCCATATTGAATGGATCACCCGGCGGGCTGCCCTGCGGGGATACAAACGGCCGAACGCGCTCATGAGTTCCAAGCCTGGTGCCGGTATCGCTCACAAGCAATACGGCGTCACCAGTGAGGGGGTCATTGTTTTTGCGGACGAATTGCTCAGAACGATGGGCATAAATCCTCACAAGGAACCGTTTACCGTCAAGATCACGGGTGGACCGGCTGGTGATGTGGCCTCCAACGTCATCAAGATTCTTGTGCGCGAATATGGGGATAATGCTCGGATCGTTGCCATGACCGATGGACATGGTGCAGCCTTTGACCCTGAAGGCATGGACCATGCTGAACTCCTTCGGCTGATTGAAGGAGGATTCAAGGCTTCCCATTTTGACAAGACCAAGTTGAAGGGGGATGGGGCGCTGGTGGTCTCTACTGAAGAGCCGGAAGGCGTACGCATCAGAAATGAACTCCACAATACCGTTGTGGCGGACATTTTTATACCGTCAGGCGGCAGGCCGGATACCATCAACATGTCTAACTGGCGCAAATTCCTTCTTGATGATGGAACCCCCTCGGCCAAGGGATTGGTTGAAGGTGCCAACATCTTCATTTCTGCGGATGCCAGAGCTGAGATGGAGAAAGCGGGTGTCCTCGCTGTCCCGGGGCCTTCCGCCAACAAGACCGGCGTCATCTGCTCGTCCTACGAGATTTTGGCCGGTCTCATCCTGAGCGAGGAAGAGTTCCTCGAAATCAAGGATGTCTATGTCGAACAGTTGCTGGATATCCTGCGGCTGCGTGCTCGAAGCGAAGCGCGAGTTCTCATGCGCGAGTTCAAGCAGAAAGGCGGGGAGCGCTCCATCACACAGCTTTCCTATGAACTCTCGGAATCCATCAATGCCCTGGCTGATCGCATTGCGGAGGTTCTGGAAGGAAATGTTGTCAAACTCAGTGATGACGAGAAACTGTGTGAAGTCATTCACTCCTATTGTCCGGCCATACTGGTCGAGAAATACGGCGACCGGATCATAAACGACCTGCCTCGACGGCACCAACTGGCGCTTATCGCATCCTTTGTGGCTGCCAAGATGCTGTATCAGGAAGGGCTTGGCTGGACAGACCGACTGGTATCCATTCGCGATGTTCCGGCTGTTGTCTTCGGCTACCTTGAGGAAGAGAAGCGGCTTGCCGCACTTATCGCCGAAGTCCGGGCCTGCGGTCTGGAAAATGAGGATGTTGTCATTGATATCCTTGATTTCGCCGGTCGCAAACACCTGACATTAAATAAGCTCGGCCTGGGTTAA
- a CDS encoding chemotaxis protein → MSKTAIDTGILLETGTNELEILEFYIVETLEDGKEVKNYFGINVAKVMQVIETPNLEPPESAPHPSFMGTIPLRDLILPVLDLSVWLQLNMPKTERDIVIVTEFSKSVTGFLVSGVTEIHRVGWGEVIPPTSVISQTTDAIVGLVDKGDYFVQLLDLETILTQLQPKGAQSSFVAEAGITALVADDSATIRMMIEKSLKDANIEPIITNNGDEALRKIMKLKEKAESEGKDITEYVDLVVSDIEMPLMDGFSLTKNIKEDPVLQKLPVILYSSIITKELKHKGDSVGADLQITKPDLHTIPEEAFKLIKGRQA, encoded by the coding sequence ATGAGCAAAACCGCCATCGACACCGGCATACTCCTGGAAACCGGGACAAATGAACTTGAGATTCTTGAGTTTTATATAGTCGAGACCCTGGAAGACGGCAAAGAGGTAAAAAACTACTTCGGCATTAACGTCGCCAAGGTCATGCAGGTTATAGAAACGCCCAACCTGGAACCTCCGGAATCCGCGCCGCATCCGTCGTTCATGGGAACGATTCCGTTGCGCGACCTCATATTGCCGGTCCTTGACCTGTCAGTATGGCTGCAATTGAATATGCCCAAGACCGAACGGGATATCGTTATCGTCACCGAATTTTCCAAGTCCGTGACCGGATTTCTGGTTTCGGGCGTAACGGAAATCCATCGCGTGGGTTGGGGTGAAGTCATTCCGCCCACCAGTGTCATTTCCCAGACAACCGACGCCATCGTCGGCCTGGTGGACAAAGGCGACTACTTTGTTCAGCTTCTCGACCTGGAAACCATCCTGACACAACTGCAGCCCAAGGGAGCCCAATCTTCCTTCGTTGCCGAAGCTGGAATTACAGCGCTCGTCGCCGATGACTCCGCTACCATTCGCATGATGATCGAAAAGAGCCTCAAGGATGCCAACATAGAGCCCATTATCACTAATAATGGCGATGAAGCCCTGCGAAAGATCATGAAGCTGAAAGAGAAGGCCGAATCCGAAGGCAAGGATATCACGGAATACGTGGACCTTGTCGTATCAGACATCGAGATGCCACTCATGGACGGCTTCAGTCTGACGAAGAACATCAAGGAAGATCCGGTCTTGCAAAAGCTGCCTGTCATACTGTACTCATCCATCATCACGAAGGAATTGAAACACAAGGGCGACTCGGTGGGCGCAGACCTGCAAATCACCAAGCCGGACCTGCACACAATTCCCGAAGAAGCCTTTAAGCTCATCAAAGGAAGGCAGGCTTGA
- a CDS encoding Hpt domain-containing protein encodes MIPRDHVLEVFIEETMERLDSIEAGLLALEGNNTCDPKLVNSIFRDAHSVKAGANLLKLVNIEMLAHKLENVLEKIRQCELKTSEIVVTASLESVDKLREMIENVEKSEQISIRLHTAMLEMAVKRTLEEQGS; translated from the coding sequence TTGATCCCACGCGATCATGTTCTCGAAGTATTCATCGAAGAAACAATGGAACGGCTCGATTCAATCGAAGCCGGTCTATTGGCATTGGAAGGCAACAACACCTGCGATCCCAAGCTGGTGAATTCCATTTTTCGAGATGCTCACTCGGTCAAGGCAGGCGCCAATCTGCTCAAACTGGTGAACATCGAAATGCTGGCCCACAAACTGGAAAACGTTCTGGAGAAAATTCGACAGTGCGAGCTGAAAACCAGTGAGATCGTGGTAACGGCCTCTCTCGAATCCGTGGACAAGCTCCGTGAGATGATCGAGAATGTGGAAAAAAGCGAACAGATTTCCATCCGACTCCATACGGCCATGCTGGAAATGGCTGTAAAGCGAACCCTCGAAGAACAAGGTTCCTAG
- a CDS encoding IS3 family transposase (programmed frameshift) has translation MEDKSKQRVRRTQRDYTMAFKLSVVAQVEKGEMTYKQAQALYGIQGRSTVLKWLRKHGTLDWSKSMVHSRKDPKARETPVQKIKRLEKELEEEKIKTALLNKMIEISDREFGTSIRKKPYPRAARSLQRERQISLSACCRQLGVSRQSVYQAEKRHDAREAMYQEAKAMVLNVRTRMPRLGTRKLYHLLKDAFSAKGIRLGRDGLFSLLRREHMLIKRRKNYTKTTNSKHWLKKHPNLLKDVQPRCPEQVFVSDITYVNTREQTCYLSLVTDAFSRKIMGYNVSRDLSAESTTKALDAAVENKRRRVNTIHHSDRGLQYASSVYQRKLQESGMVPSMTDGYDCYQNALAERMNGILKQEFMVTKCNDFAELNTLVRESVEIYNSQRPHLSLGMRTPNDVHESGCGASPTA, from the exons ATGGAAGACAAATCCAAACAGCGAGTTAGACGCACCCAACGCGATTACACGATGGCCTTTAAATTGTCGGTTGTGGCACAGGTGGAAAAGGGCGAGATGACGTACAAGCAGGCTCAGGCTCTTTATGGTATTCAAGGGCGAAGCACTGTGCTGAAGTGGCTCAGGAAGCACGGCACCCTTGATTGGAGCAAGTCCATGGTACATTCCCGAAAAGACCCAAAAGCCAGAGAAACACCGGTCCAGAAGATCAAACGGCTGGAGAAAGAGCTTGAGGAAGAAAAGATCAAGACCGCGCTTCTCAATAAAATGATTGAGATTTCCGACCGCGAGTTTGGGACTTCTATAAGAAAAAAGC CTTACCCCCGAGCTGCACGAAGTCTTCAGAGAGAAAGACAAATAAGCTTGTCTGCTTGTTGCAGGCAGCTCGGGGTCAGTCGGCAGTCCGTGTATCAGGCTGAAAAGCGCCATGATGCACGGGAAGCCATGTATCAGGAGGCAAAGGCCATGGTCCTGAACGTGCGGACCAGGATGCCCCGCCTTGGGACTCGAAAGCTGTACCACCTGTTGAAGGACGCATTTTCCGCAAAGGGAATCAGGCTCGGACGTGATGGGTTGTTTTCCCTGCTGCGGCGAGAGCATATGCTCATCAAGCGACGGAAAAACTATACAAAGACAACCAACTCGAAGCATTGGCTAAAAAAGCATCCCAACTTGTTGAAAGATGTTCAACCGAGATGTCCTGAGCAGGTGTTCGTAAGCGACATTACCTACGTGAATACACGTGAGCAAACATGCTATCTGTCGCTGGTGACAGATGCATTCAGCCGGAAGATAATGGGATACAACGTGAGCCGGGATCTCAGTGCGGAAAGCACAACCAAAGCGCTGGACGCGGCAGTTGAAAACAAGCGAAGGAGGGTGAATACAATTCACCATTCAGATCGAGGACTCCAATACGCTTCTTCGGTCTACCAGAGAAAACTCCAGGAATCCGGCATGGTTCCTTCCATGACAGATGGCTATGACTGCTATCAAAATGCCTTGGCGGAACGGATGAATGGAATTCTGAAGCAAGAGTTCATGGTCACCAAATGCAACGACTTTGCAGAGCTCAATACCCTGGTGAGGGAATCCGTTGAGATATACAATTCACAACGGCCACATCTCAGCCTAGGAATGAGAACGCCAAACGATGTACACGAATCAGGCTGTGGGGCTAGCCCCACAGCCTGA
- a CDS encoding UbiD family decarboxylase, producing the protein MGYRNTRECLEALEAKGDLIQIDQAVDANIEIGAIQRRVFHAGGPALLFNNVKGCRFPMAANIYGTRERMQYIFRDTVETVQRLMKLKLSPMDALKRPWQYLGAPRTAWHTLPKRVSSGPVMQGQTTISGLPSLVSWPMDGGGYVTLPQVYSESPGSPGIAGSNLGMYRVQLNGNDFVQDKEIGLHYQIHRGIGHHHAQAIEKGEPLKVNIFVGGAPSMAVAAMMPLPEGLAELFFAGALGGHRIPMVTREGELPIPAEADFCICGEIVPGLEKPEGPFGDHLGYYSLAHDFPVMKVNAVYHRPDAIWPFTTVGRPPQEDTMFGEFVHELTAELVPSVFSGVHEVHAVDAAGVHPLLLAVGSERYVPYAEERQPQELLTNAMALLGNTQTSLSKYVLIAAKEDLGPDGSCHDIPVFFRHMLERADLTRDLHFITRTTIDTLDYSGITLNQGSKLVFAAAGSRKRELSTELSSDINLPHGFRDPKVMAPGILVIKGPKHRRKRDQQDPALSRVAEGLSKVKGIEGFPMIVVADDADFTVQNWDNFLWVTFTRSDPATDMYGVGEFTHAKHWGAEKAVVIDARLKTYHAPALEPDPEVEKRVDELGAKGGPLHGII; encoded by the coding sequence ATGGGATACAGAAATACACGTGAATGCCTCGAAGCACTTGAGGCTAAAGGTGACCTGATTCAAATCGATCAGGCTGTCGACGCCAACATAGAAATTGGTGCTATTCAGCGAAGGGTCTTTCATGCCGGTGGTCCGGCCTTGCTGTTCAACAACGTGAAGGGATGCCGCTTTCCCATGGCTGCCAACATTTACGGCACCAGAGAGCGCATGCAGTATATTTTTCGCGATACAGTGGAAACGGTCCAGCGCCTGATGAAGCTCAAGCTCAGCCCCATGGATGCGCTCAAGCGTCCATGGCAGTACCTTGGTGCGCCAAGAACTGCCTGGCATACACTGCCCAAACGGGTTTCGTCCGGTCCGGTGATGCAGGGGCAAACAACCATCTCGGGGCTGCCCAGCCTTGTGTCGTGGCCCATGGATGGCGGTGGCTACGTGACATTGCCACAGGTGTATTCCGAAAGCCCGGGATCGCCCGGAATAGCCGGGTCCAACCTGGGAATGTACCGTGTCCAGTTGAATGGAAACGACTTTGTGCAGGACAAGGAAATCGGGCTGCATTACCAGATTCATCGCGGCATCGGGCACCACCATGCCCAGGCTATTGAAAAAGGCGAACCGCTGAAAGTGAATATTTTTGTGGGGGGTGCACCGTCCATGGCCGTTGCTGCCATGATGCCGCTGCCGGAAGGCTTGGCTGAATTATTCTTCGCCGGTGCGCTGGGCGGTCATCGGATCCCCATGGTTACCCGCGAAGGCGAACTGCCAATCCCGGCTGAAGCGGATTTCTGCATTTGTGGCGAGATCGTTCCCGGTCTTGAGAAGCCGGAAGGGCCGTTTGGCGATCACCTTGGCTATTACAGCCTTGCCCATGACTTCCCCGTGATGAAGGTCAATGCGGTTTACCATCGTCCTGATGCGATATGGCCGTTCACCACCGTGGGCAGGCCGCCTCAGGAAGACACCATGTTCGGTGAATTCGTCCATGAGTTGACGGCCGAGTTGGTTCCGTCTGTCTTCTCGGGCGTCCACGAGGTGCATGCTGTTGATGCCGCCGGCGTCCATCCGTTGCTGTTGGCTGTCGGTAGCGAACGGTACGTTCCTTACGCCGAAGAGCGTCAACCCCAGGAATTGTTGACCAATGCCATGGCTCTGCTTGGCAATACCCAGACTTCGCTTTCAAAGTATGTCCTTATTGCCGCCAAGGAAGACCTTGGTCCTGACGGATCCTGTCATGATATCCCGGTTTTCTTCCGCCATATGCTGGAACGCGCGGACCTGACTCGCGACCTGCATTTCATTACACGCACGACAATTGATACCCTGGACTACTCGGGCATCACGCTCAATCAAGGTTCGAAATTGGTCTTTGCCGCAGCCGGATCGAGAAAACGAGAGCTTTCCACTGAGCTTTCTTCCGATATCAATCTGCCCCATGGTTTCCGTGATCCCAAGGTCATGGCTCCGGGCATTCTGGTCATCAAAGGTCCCAAACACCGTCGCAAACGTGACCAGCAGGATCCGGCGTTGAGTCGAGTGGCCGAAGGGTTGAGCAAGGTCAAAGGCATTGAAGGCTTCCCGATGATAGTGGTTGCCGATGATGCCGACTTCACCGTTCAGAATTGGGACAATTTCCTTTGGGTCACCTTTACCCGTTCCGATCCGGCTACGGACATGTACGGTGTGGGTGAGTTTACCCATGCCAAGCACTGGGGCGCGGAAAAGGCAGTCGTCATCGACGCACGCCTCAAGACGTATCATGCTCCGGCTCTGGAGCCTGATCCGGAAGTGGAGAAGCGTGTGGACGAGCTGGGCGCAAAGGGTGGCCCCCTGCACGGCATTATTTAA